The region TCAATAGTGAAATCTGAATTATTAATTGTAGCATAGAAAATTAAACGTTTCAATGCACCCTCAAGCGTACGAACATTGCTATTAAACTTACTTGCAATAAACTCTAAAACTTCTTCTGGGAACTCATCAAGATTAATGTTTTCCCCAGCTAATTTTTTCTTCATAATTTCAATTCTTGTTTGCGTATCAGGGATTTGAATATCTGCTTGTAATCCCCATTCAAATCGAGAAGTTAAACGATCCATAATATCCTTTAAATCAGATGCTGGACGATCCGATGTGATAACAATTTGCTTATTATTATTGTATAGCTCATTAAACGTGTTGAAGAACTCAGTTTGAGTTTGTTCTTTTTTAGATAAGAATTGAATATCGTCAATTAATAAAACATCAATATTTCGATATTTTTCTTTAAATGCTTCAAAATTATTATCTAATGTTGCGTGACGATAATCATCAATAAATTTTTCTGAGGTACAGTATAAAATTCTTGATGATGGATTATCATCTAAAATAAAATTCCCGATGGCTTGCATTAAATGTGTCTTTCCAAGTCCTACCCCACCAAAAATATACAGTGGATTGGCAACCTCTCCAGGACGTTCCGCTACCTGAAGAGCAATCATATACGCTAAACGATTGCTTTTCCCCGCAACAAAGCGATCAAATGTATAAGTTGTATTTAAATTCCCTCTATAATATTTTGGAAGATTTGGATCCGGTTTTGTTAAATCAAATGCTTGCTGATCATTTTTTACATAGTCATTTGTAATAAATTTAACATCATAATTAAATCCGGATACTTCGGCAATCATTTCCACAAGTTCTTTTAAATAAAATTTATCTAGCATAAATTGTTCATGGTTATTTTGAACAATCACATACATTTTATTATTCTTTACTTTATATACTTTTTTGGGAGTGCTAAAAAACATATCAAATGATTGTTGAGAAATATTAGATTTCAGTCGGTTGATAGCATCATCCCATATTCGTTGATATTTTTCCACCACATACACCTCATCCGAAAGTCTCTTCTATCAACATTATAGCATAACCAAAACTTAAAAAAGTCCACAATGTGTAAAAAATCAACAAAAAGTTATAAACAACCTTGTGGATATGTGCTTTTCTTCAACAATCTGCAACACTTTTCGACAATGTGCAGTGGATAACCACAAGCTAAAAAGCCTGTAACACCAATGTTTTCGTCATTTATCCCCAATATCCACAGAGTAAGGTATAAACAACGTGTCGAATTGTGAATAATATTGTGGAATACTTTTTAATTCTATCGTCTAAGTAAAATCTATTCACATGTCCACAGTAGACGACACGATATCCAAAAAGTAATCATTGACTTTACAGTTTAGATTGACTATAATATTGAATTATGCTATGGTATAAAACTCTTAGGAGGTGTTATAGATGAAACGTACTTGGCAACCAAACAAACGTAAACGTGCAAAAACTCATGGTTTCCGCGCTCGTATGGCAACACCAGGAGGACGCAATGTTTTAGCTCGTCGTCGTAAAAAAGGTAGAAAAGTGTTATGCGCATAAGACCACTCTTTATAGTGGTCTTTTTACTAGCTAAAAAAATATAGCGGGTGAGATGATGCAAAAAAATTATCGAATCAAAAAAAGTAGTGAAATTGAACAAGTCATGAAAAATGGACGTTCAAAAGCTAATCCTTATTTCATTGTGTATAAATATAAAAAAACAGACAATGAAAACTTCAGAATTGCAATCTCAGTTGGAAAAAAAATCGGAAATGCGGTAGAACGAAATAAAGTTAAACGATATATCCGAAACGTCACAACTGAACACAAACAAACAATAGATTCTAACTATGATTACTTTGTAATCGCCCGTAAAGGCGTAAAAGAATTAGATTACGTATCATTTAAAGAAAAATTAGAGCAACTTTATAAAAAAATGGATATCATTCCAAAATAATATAGATTAAAATTGTATTAGGATATGACGACCATCTGTGAAATAGATTCCACTAGTCATTGCATAAATTAACCGTTGGTCGCAAAACTTACTCATACTTAAAAGAAAGAGTGATTTGGATGAAACCGAAAATATTCGAAGGAAAAGTTATGAACGATATCCTCATAGCTGCAAAGAATCATTTTCATCAAGACCAACAACAATTGATTATTAATGTGCTAGAGGAGAAAAAAGGAATCTTTGGACTAGGTGCTTATATAAAAGCAGAAGTCTCTTTAAATCTTGATCCAATTGAAGAAGGAAAAAAATATCTTCTCCAATTATTAAATGATTTCAATTTAACAGGAACAGTCGAGATAATACCTAGCAAACAATCTATAACTTTTAATGTAAATAGTGATAATAATGGACTTATTATCGGCCGTGAAGGAAAAACACTTCAAAGCATTCAAGTTTTAACAAGCCAAGTTGTAAATCAATATACCAATAAACATTTAAAAGTCCTTGTGGATATCGGCTCTTATAAGGAAAATCAAATTAAAAAATTAGAAGCTCTTGCTAAGAAAACCGCAAAAGAAGTGCTTCACTCAAAGATTGATGCGAAACTTGACCCAATGAATGCTTATGATCGACGTATTATCCATAATACATTATCAGATTGGAAAAACATTCAGACAGTTTCAAATGGAATCGAGCCTAATCGATATCTTACAATCAAATATAAAGCCTAATAGACCTCTTAGTGAGGTCTATTTTTAACTTATTGACCTTTTATGCTACAATTAAACTAAATTGAATAAAAGCCAGAAAAATCGAACATGATAAACTAACTGCTATGGAGGTGTTTTAATGCTACAAGATACAATCGCTGGAATCTCTACTGCTATGGGCGAAGGAGCCATCTCAATCATTCGTTTAAGTGGAGATGAAGCCTTAGATATTGCAAATAAAATTTTTCGTGGAAAAGATTTAAAAAGTGTTGCTAGCCATACCATTAACTACGGTTTTATATATGATCCTGAAACTGACCGAAAAGTCGATGAAGTTTTAGTTTCAGTCATGCGAGCACCAAAAACATTTACGGCTGAAGATATCGTGGAAATTAACTGCCACGGGGGAATTTTAGTCACTAATAAAATACTAGAACTTGTTTTATTAGCTGGTGCACGACTTGCTGAACCTGGGGAATTCACAAAACGCGCCTTCTTAAATGGCCGTATCGATTTAGCACAAGCCGAATCAATTATGGATATCATTCATGCTAAAAGCGAACAATCTTTATCACTAGCTTTAAACGGTTTAGATGGGCGTGTTTCTCGTTTAATTAAAGAAATGCGTGAAGAAATTTTAAATATTTTAGCTAATATCGAAGTTAATATCGATTATCCTGAATATGATGATGTTGAAGAAATGACAAACGACATCTTACTTCCTCGTTCAATCGATATTCATGAAAAAATGTTAAAACTATTAGATACAGCTAAAACAGGAAAAATTCTTCGAGATGGAATTAAAACTGTCATTATCGGGCGTCCTAACGTTGGAAAATCAAGTTTACTGAATCAATTAATGCGTGAAGAAAAAGCCATCGTAACAAATATTGCAGGAACAACACGTGATACAGTTGAAGGGTATATTAATATCGGTGGATTAACATTAAATTTAATCGATACGGCTGGAATTCGTGATACAGAGGACATTGTTGAAGCTATTGGTGTTGAAAAATCAAAAAAACTAATTAACGAAGCCGAACTTGTTTTATTAGTTTTAAATAATAATGAAAAATTAACAGCCGATGATCGTGAACTATTATCATTAACAAATGATAAAAACCGTATTATCATCTTAAATAAAACAGATTTAGAGACTCAAATTGAACGAGACGAACTTCCAAACTATATTGAAACCTCTATGGTTTTAGAAAAAGGAATTGAAGTTCTAGAAAATCAAATTAAAAAAATGTTTGAAATTGGGGATATCGGAGCTAAAGATATGACTTATTTATCAAATGCCCGTCATATTGCTAAACTAAAACAAGCCATTAATTCAATTAACGATGCCATTTCAGCTATGCAGTTAGGAATGCTTGTGGATATGGTTGAAATTGATATTAAAAATGCATGGTATTCACTTGGTGAAATTATCGGAGAAGATATGGGAGATTCATTACTCGATGAACTCTTCAGTAAATTCTGCTTAGGAAAATAAATAAAAAAGATTAGAGAAATTTTTCCTCTAATCTTTTTTATTTTATAACCTTCATAGATTATAAAAAATCTAAACTAGCTATATCTTTATGTCATATTATGTCTGTTTTTCTCACTTTGATTGCCGACAATAAAATGCATTTAT is a window of Turicibacter sanguinis DNA encoding:
- the jag gene encoding RNA-binding cell elongation regulator Jag/EloR, whose product is MKPKIFEGKVMNDILIAAKNHFHQDQQQLIINVLEEKKGIFGLGAYIKAEVSLNLDPIEEGKKYLLQLLNDFNLTGTVEIIPSKQSITFNVNSDNNGLIIGREGKTLQSIQVLTSQVVNQYTNKHLKVLVDIGSYKENQIKKLEALAKKTAKEVLHSKIDAKLDPMNAYDRRIIHNTLSDWKNIQTVSNGIEPNRYLTIKYKA
- the dnaA gene encoding chromosomal replication initiator protein DnaA, with protein sequence MEKYQRIWDDAINRLKSNISQQSFDMFFSTPKKVYKVKNNKMYVIVQNNHEQFMLDKFYLKELVEMIAEVSGFNYDVKFITNDYVKNDQQAFDLTKPDPNLPKYYRGNLNTTYTFDRFVAGKSNRLAYMIALQVAERPGEVANPLYIFGGVGLGKTHLMQAIGNFILDDNPSSRILYCTSEKFIDDYRHATLDNNFEAFKEKYRNIDVLLIDDIQFLSKKEQTQTEFFNTFNELYNNNKQIVITSDRPASDLKDIMDRLTSRFEWGLQADIQIPDTQTRIEIMKKKLAGENINLDEFPEEVLEFIASKFNSNVRTLEGALKRLIFYATINNSDFTIELANEALRDLFKAEQKNSKIDVNNIIKEVGAYYDVSVADILSKKRKKNIAYARQVAMFLTRELTGSSFPKIGEAFSGRDHTTIMHGCEKIEKELKESAELKKAINDLKQALS
- the rpmH gene encoding 50S ribosomal protein L34 — encoded protein: MKRTWQPNKRKRAKTHGFRARMATPGGRNVLARRRKKGRKVLCA
- the mnmE gene encoding tRNA uridine-5-carboxymethylaminomethyl(34) synthesis GTPase MnmE; the protein is MLQDTIAGISTAMGEGAISIIRLSGDEALDIANKIFRGKDLKSVASHTINYGFIYDPETDRKVDEVLVSVMRAPKTFTAEDIVEINCHGGILVTNKILELVLLAGARLAEPGEFTKRAFLNGRIDLAQAESIMDIIHAKSEQSLSLALNGLDGRVSRLIKEMREEILNILANIEVNIDYPEYDDVEEMTNDILLPRSIDIHEKMLKLLDTAKTGKILRDGIKTVIIGRPNVGKSSLLNQLMREEKAIVTNIAGTTRDTVEGYINIGGLTLNLIDTAGIRDTEDIVEAIGVEKSKKLINEAELVLLVLNNNEKLTADDRELLSLTNDKNRIIILNKTDLETQIERDELPNYIETSMVLEKGIEVLENQIKKMFEIGDIGAKDMTYLSNARHIAKLKQAINSINDAISAMQLGMLVDMVEIDIKNAWYSLGEIIGEDMGDSLLDELFSKFCLGK
- the rnpA gene encoding ribonuclease P protein component codes for the protein MQKNYRIKKSSEIEQVMKNGRSKANPYFIVYKYKKTDNENFRIAISVGKKIGNAVERNKVKRYIRNVTTEHKQTIDSNYDYFVIARKGVKELDYVSFKEKLEQLYKKMDIIPK